The genomic segment TTAAATGTGGATCACTTTGGTTTTATTATTTATAAGATGATTGCACGTACAATTTTCCAATTTGGTAGGAGCACTTGATTTGTTTGTAATTGTGCTTTGGGTGTTGCTAGCTAGCTCCAAAGAAAGCATCTATAATGGGCAAAGTGCATTGGAACTGAGATGACTTGTTTATAAACTGTCTTGCCTGAAACAAAATGCTCGTTATAATTTTCTGTTCACAAATTTAAGTGAGCTTCTGAGCAAGACAATATTTTTCCATATGCTATCTACTAAGAAGTGGAATGGCTTTACTGCATTTTGAGAGTTTTTAGAAGTGTTCCCATGCAATACACTGATTAATGGGTTGAATTAATAACTCTTGGAGGCACCTTCTTTGCTAGATTTTGCAAATTAAAACATTTGTATTTCTTCCTGGCAGTTTGTTTTGGACTTAAAATTAACAGTGAATTAGGCATGCCTCAAGAGAAtttaaaagaacaaaagaaaggTGCATGTAAAATTAATTACTTCTTACCAGTACCATCGATTTTAAGTCTAACACGGCTGTTTAAATTCCATTCTACTCATAACCCAGGAAATGCAAACCattaaatttgtaattattGAAAGAAACCATGTTTGTTATATAAGGAAGCATCATCAGAAACTTATGAGTTTTGTCTAAACCCAAGTCATAGTAATAGTTATTGGCCTTTGAACATGTTGGCTGAGCTAAATGATGATAGACAAATGGATTTGGTCATCTGTTTTTTGTACACTGTAATACCATTAGCACAGCTGTTATTCATGTTGTGTTTTGTTTggggattaaaattttgttagcgTTAGTACATTATTTGGTCATGTGGAGGGGATTGCAGTTCTCTCATTTTTATGCCTATTGAACTGAAATTATCGGATATCTAAGATGGCCGATTTATCGATTGGGGACATTCATTATGCCTGTATTTCCAATTTAGCAAGGTTCATCTTTTTGGCTTCACTTGCTGTGTATTAGACTTTCTGTAAGGACAGTAGTGTGTTGCCTGTGCACTAGTCCAAGTGTTGGAAAATATCTGATTTAGTTTGATCAGTGCCCTGCAGTGCTATCATTAGAAGGTAAGAGATTCAAAAGGGCTGTATTTCAATTCTCTACTGTGGTGTCATTCCAGTCTGCTTTTGTTTGTGTTTTCAGATCTGTAATACAGTGTGATTTTAGTTTGTTTTCATTTTAGTTAATTCATCACATACAGCATGTGATAGCCTGTCAATACAAAGTTTCCAGAAATCATTCTTGCTTCTGCAGTACAACTAACAAGCAATAGTAAGTAATTCATTCTATAATTGCTTTGAACTTTGACTTTGGGTGGGCATGTAGCTAGCTTGTAAAAATATGCTTTAGTTGGAATATTGAAATGCTTCATGATTAGCTCTAAACCTGCCACAAGTTACTTGACATTCTTCTCTACAGGCTTTTCCGAAGGAAGCTACTGCTATAGTTCCACTTGTTATATTTGATGATGCAATTGGTGATCCTTTATCTACTCTTGACCAGTTTTGATAATTCGTTTTTTGGATCTGGAACGTTCTAGAGGTATGCCTGAAATGCATTAGCTTGTATTCAACTTTATGCCGATGAAAGGCATAGTTGATCATAGATAGTGTTAAAGATTTTAAATCATGTGCTTTGCTTTTGGCTGCTTTTATGGCCttgaagaattgaataaataaTCGACAGTGGCCAGGCTCTGCTTTCAATTGTACATTTCGTTAACTTGCTATCTCAATTGCAGGCGCCAACAAGAAGTTGAATTGAGACTATTAGAGGAGGAAACTGCAAAAAGAGTTGAGCAAGTTATTAGGAAAAAAGTTGAGGAGAGTTTGAATTGTGAGGAAATCAAGTGTGAAATACAACGACGAATTGATGAAGGGCGAAAAAGAATACATGAGGAGGTAGCGGCCCGGattgagaaagaaaaggaggcaGCCTTAATTGAAGCCAAGCAGAAAGTGGTAAGCTTGCTCTTTCTGGCCCATGTATCTCTTTCATGATGACATTTTGTCTTGATCAACACATGAAACGCAAAAACCACCATAATAGTATGTTCTGAGAAGATTGTAATCTTATTGTGTCTCTGCTGCTTGATTATTGGGTTCCTGTTGAAATATGCTGGGGATGCTGCCGAGAACATTTGTTTACTGGGGTTTTGTGCCTGCAGGAACGAGAAcaaaaggagagggaggagcGAGAGAAGAAGCTTGAAGAAGAACGAAAGAAAGCCGAAGAGGCATTGATGAAAGAAGCAATGGAACAGCAGCAGAAAGAACTCGAGCGGTATCAGGAGCTTGAGAGGCTTCAGAAAGAACGGGAGGAAGCCATGAAGCGAAAACAGATGGATGAAGAGCAGCAGAGGCAGAACCAGATGAAGCTGCTGGGCAAGAACAAGTCGCGGCCAAAGTTGTCGTTCGCTTTTGGGATGAAGTAGCGCATGGATTAGCAGAAGGAAATTACTAGCATCTCGGTTGATTTGTAACTGCCTGTCGCTGTATGAAACCGCCCCTGTGTTCTGCAAACAAATCGCATTGTGGTACAATGTAATTGATCTGCTGTGTAAAAGCTGCTCTCTTGGTGAATATTCTTCTTCTCATGATGCTTGTTTTTAAAGTGCTCTTTATTTTCTGTTTCATTGACAATTGCCTGGACAAAAGAAACTGACTCTATATGGAATAGCATCATTAGTATAATACTCCCTTCATTTCAAACACTGTATTCATGACCCAAAAAAATGATACTAAAAATGTGGAGATTTTGTGGTAAAAATGGTACATCAGATTCATGTCAAAGTTTAGTTTCAGAGACCCTACATAGTCAAATTGCTCCTTATATTAAAATGGAGGGACCTTTTAACATTGTATAGATGCATTCCAAGATTTgaactttgtgattttttttaagcaaCAAGATTTTGTGATATAAAATAGTACCATTGGCATCAtattgaaagtttttttttctattgtcaTGATTTTATTATTATGAACAATGTACTGTAAGGGAAATATAAATGTCAACTTTAGTTTCGGATACCACACCAAGTCAAACCATGTCTCAAAACATGAAAGGGATAAAGTAGATTACAAACACTTGCTAATAGTTGAGCCCAACATTTAGTGTTTGTTGATATTCATGAGAATTTAAACAGTGTTCGCATATCATCCAAAAAGCACGAGTGAAACTCAATTATACACATACGTAAACTCAATCTGAAAAATAACAATGAAGCAAGATCTTACCATGTAATTGCATTACCAAGTTTGGACTTCTGCTCTGAAATTGGAGCTGATCAAGGAATCCAAATCTCAAACTTAGCATCGCAAGAACATCATTTTTATTACGATATAAATGTTACCAACATATCTGCTGAAGATGGGCAAATGCACGAAGTATTTATACTTCCTACAAGAATGAGCGCGTAGCTCGGTGGTTGGGTGCGATGTTGCTTGCCTCACCCACCTGAGTTCGATCCCTAGGATCAACCCGGTGTTTCACCGGGGATTTATTTCTCAGTATGATATGCACATGCGTGCGTGTTCAGTGGTACTACATATTCCCGCACATTGAAAATCTCGAGCCTTCCAGTCCCTTTCTAGCGTGTGTGTACG from the Phragmites australis chromosome 19, lpPhrAust1.1, whole genome shotgun sequence genome contains:
- the LOC133900090 gene encoding uncharacterized protein At1g10890-like — its product is MPRDLSRSPPRRRRRSPSPQYRGRRGRRDRSPSRSRSPYRPSYRRKSPSLSLRRRKSRSPSPRRRKSRSPSQKRYRRKRSQSVTSSSIAKSESSHLRQAENKIAIDKKKLEEEKKRRQQEVELRLLEEETAKRVEQVIRKKVEESLNCEEIKCEIQRRIDEGRKRIHEEVAARIEKEKEAALIEAKQKVEREQKEREEREKKLEEERKKAEEALMKEAMEQQQKELERYQELERLQKEREEAMKRKQMDEEQQRQNQMKLLGKNKSRPKLSFAFGMK